The DNA region CGTTGAACTCTTTCTGTATATCCTCAACTGCAACAtatctcctttcttcccttctggaGCTGTGGGGGAGGACAGCAGAGAAGCACAGGAACCTGAAAGTAATAGAGTAAACCACAAAAACCTTGTTTAATTACTCAATTTCAGAGCACAGActgaaaaaagcagctctttcatTCTACTCTGCCATAAAATGACCAGAGCCAACAAACAAATGACCAAAGCACCCCATTGCTGCCCAAGAGCTGACAGAAAAGCACAATTGCTCATTATCTGCTCTCAGAGCTGCTGATTGAAAAGCGTTGGTTAGTTCAGACAGGTGAAGAACAGCGAGACCTGGAGGGCCGTCCGCATTTAAAAGCATTCACTGTGGAGCTAATACCATATATTTGTCTTTGAACAGAACAGTGTGAACCCAATTGCCTGCTTGTCACGGAGCAACCTCAATGAACTCCTTGCAAAGCGAGCCTGTGCCTTACATTGCCTTCAGATCATCTAGGctgcaaactatttttaaaaaccatgCATTTAAAGTTTACCAAAACCGTGGTGACTATACCAAAACTATATTTACTATAGCTAACTTGTTGCAATTAGCTTCTTACATTTAAAGGGCAACGTTTTCAGAAAAAGATAACTAGTCTAGGTGGTCAATTTGGGTTTACTTGTTACAGAAGCAGTTGGAGATACAACCCCTTACGATGGGGCTTGATTTTATAATCATCAACCCTGCCTCTtcctacatatatatatgtgtgtatatatatatatacacacatatatttctGCCACTGCTTCTATGGCCACCTACAAATGTCAGGAAAGCTGATATGCCACAAAGTGCTGTCAAATGCACAGTAAgacaatgatttttttcctctggtgctCCCATTTTAGCAGCCCTGTTTGAAAGGTAAGACAGACAGATCTACATTTTTAAGCTGCCGAACCAAAATAACTGGAAACCTGAGTCCTCTATAAAAAGCGCAGCTAGAGAGCCATCATTGACAGTGCAAACTGGTGTGCTACCTCAGATAACCCCGCTGGCTTGCCTCGATGCAGAGGCATCTCCTCTGATGAGGAAAGAGTTACTCCGGCTCTGCTTGTTTCGGCAACCGGAAACTGGGACACCAGTCCGCGGCCACGAACGTGCGCCAGGTTACCAAGTAGGCATGAAGTTGCTGTATCCAGTCCATATTTACTGACTTGGGCAATGATCTGCCCATGAAAGGCTCTGTATCTCACTACTGGTTTTTTTGCTAAGCATATCACCTTAACTAATCTTTCATGATGTTTTGTAAGTCAGGCAAAACAGATATTTTAACACaacaggaacaaaatattttatagtggCAAACAGTGCAATGAGCTACTACTCGGTAGCAGAAATACACGTAGCAAAGCCTTGAGGTGACTCCTTTTGTGCAGGCTTCAAGcatgcaataaaataatttcccaggTCTTATTTAATGCCTGCACATAGGTAGTGTGAtagagcagccccagctgctgcacGTGCTCCCTGATAACGCAGCAGCCCAGCTACGCGGTGCTGTGGGCGAAGCTGCACGGACAAAGATTCAAGTAGCAAAGGCTCATAAAACTTCTCCAGAGTTATTCACTCATTTTTTATAATGGGGAAATAGAGGAGATTTGGTAAGTGCCAGCCATGTGCCCAGTCCTCCCTTATGTCCGTGGGGGATGTTGGGCCCTGCTTACTGCTGCCAGGCAGGCGGCTGGGGCTGGAAGTAATTGTGTCTCTTCCTAAGGAGAAATAAACCCCTTGCAACTAGCGAGGCTTCCAGAGCACAGGTACTGTTTTCTAGCACTTTCCCTGGGCAAACGATGAGAACATATCATCTACCTTTGAGAGGGAGCTGGCAGTCACCAagatggagaggggaaaggagaggaagaggatgtGAGCGGCGGGGTGTGACTGGAGAAGCGGAGGACCGGGGAAGGTCGTCGTGAATAACTAGTGCCAGAGAACAGAGCAGTGCTTTCCAAAACCTTGGCTGCATTGCCAGTTAGTGCTTCAGGCTTCATCTGTGTCACACTTAGGGTCACGTACTGGCATGAAAGGCAGGAACTTCAGTCACCAAGGGTCCGAGCTAAGAAACTGAAGTCTTACTGTCCTATGAATACTCTCATTATACATACAGAGACAGCGTAGTGATCCGCGTGCCACGCGTCAGTCAGCGGAAGTCTTCCCTCTCCAGCCCTTTCCTCGCTGTTTTTTTACTCTGCTTCTGTGTAGCTTGAATCCAAAAAATGGAGGTGTCCTTGTCACTACCCACCATGCTCACATGCTCACACACTGTCTCCTAATAAACTCTCACACATAGCAATggagcttttaaatttttttgctcacaaaccaagaacagaaaaatcatttGCGTGAGCCAGAAAAATCCTGTATCGTCTGTTCAGCACTGTAAGCCCCCTTTGCTTCACGTAGAGCACAGGCCTTCCTGCTGTTCATTTGTGCATGGTCTCATCTACTGGTAAAAACTATGAACTCAGAAAATTACAGTTCACAGACTCCATATCACATCTCAGAGAGTGACTGCAAGTCCTCTGTTGCCCTTCGGAAAGAGCAGATGGGGCAGCAAGAAGGTGACAGTGAAACTGTTGATCCACAGAAGACCCACAGAGCCAGTTAGCAGCCAGGGCGTAGTCTCTGAAGAGCAGTAACTCAGGGATGGATGGACCTTCTCTGGGTGACTCACAGCCTGCAGAAGACCGCACGCTGCCACCCGTGGGCTATCCACACCTCCGGCATCTGCAAGGGCTTGTCAGCCTTGTGGACCCTGCGCGTGGGGCCTTCCGGGAGGCAGGACGCAAGCAGTAAGACAGCATTGCTATGGCTAATGCTGCGGAGGCTATGTTCTACCGATTTTTTGTCCCTTTGCTCTAGAAACAGGTAATAGATGCAATGTGGGAACTACAGCAGGGCCTGTCACATCCTCAGACAGTGCACAGATCACCATGTGTGGGAGATGAAAAGCTATCAGCACCGTTCAAATTAAATGTCCAAAAGTACTTTTTCACTGAGGACAAGGCCAGTTATATTCCAAGATGACAGATTTCTGACCCTGGCAACATTATCTTACAATGTAGGGCTCCAGCTCCTTTTCAACGAAGCTGACAGTCTATAATTTCAACCGGGTATTACTTTTGTTCCACTAGGTAACATCCTTTAGCAATGACTTGAGGCAGCCCTACTTTGACATGTGAAACAATATCCACTTCGCATGGAAATCCCGTATAGCAAATCCCTGTTTGCTTTCTGGTTGCTTGAAAAAGCAGGTGTTTGAGCAAGCCCCCTCTGAAACTTCTGCCTGCCTTCCAGCTGCTCTGTTGAGGCCTCGTCTCCTGCCTTTCTGAAGGAGGACAAGAGGGTAAGGCGCAGTTTTGGAGCAGACTCCTGCAGCGCCGtagctccctgctgccctccgGCCCAGGTCAGGCAGACTGATTCctgccaggcagggctctgctcacCTACCCCTTCAACACACTTGCAGTTCGACATGAGAACCCTGAAAATACCAAGAGTAAATGCCCTTGGCCATAAGTAGGCAGCACAATAGGGCATGGAGCCTTGGGGGAACAGAAAAGGGGCGGAGGGGGGgccggaggaggagaaggaggggaaaaaaagggggggaggaggggaaaaacaaaaagagggaggaaaaaaaggagaggggaaaaacaaggaggggtgaaggagggggaggaaaaaaggaggagggggaaaaggaggggggtAGAAAGAAGGCGGGGGGGAAGGAAACGGCGGGTGTCCCTGCGGGGAGCGGCACAGGGCGCTCCGCAGCCGGGCCGGCCGCTGTCGCACGGCCGCGACGCGTGAAGCGGCggcagccgcccccccgccggcacgcacagccccgccgcgccgggccgcacccccgcggggccggggccggggccgccccttggccgcccgccgcgggcagggccccataaaggcggcggcggcggcggggcgggcgaggcgaggcgcggcgcggccccaTCCCGGGCACGGCAGCAGGTaagcggcggccgccccccgaGAGCGCTCGGCCCGCGCGGTGCCCCCGCCGGCTTTTGCTCCGTTTTCTCTAGGTGTGCGCCTCCGGGCCCGCGGAAACACCAGCCGTCGGGCTCCAGCCTTCGGGGGACGCGGCCTCAAAACCTGCGCTGCTCTCCTCCCCGCCTCCGCCTTTACGCGTCCTGCAGAAGCGCCCTTATGCTCGCGTAGCGCCTGTTAATGCCGCTGAACCCGCCTCATCTTTTGCCGGCGGTTCACTTTTGCCTCTTCCAGCAGCCTGCCTCTTCCAGGTTGTGGCGTTGGGGCTTTTTTGGgtgcttgctttttgttgttttggggttttgtctccccctccctctttttgTGATACTGCAAAAGCTGAGGAGCAGTTGCGCCAGGAGCTGGTCGCGAAAGTTGCAGAGAGAGCATTTGTGAAGCCTTCGTTCTTTTCctattaaagcaaagcaaaacttgaTTAATTTGATGCTGGTACTCTTCTTATCCTACTTATTATGGCAAATACTGCCACAGTAAAAAAAGCAACGAGAAGAATTAAGAGGCCAGCACAGATTCTGCTTTTTTTGGCAGGGCTCTGGAATACCAGTGAGAACGCTGGGAAGGAGAAAGCCATTTATTTAAGTGACAAAGCAAATGCTCTGGCTTCCTATGACTCAACAAAAATCCGTGTTTCTAGCAAGGACTGCATCCTTCTCAGAAGGGATGTGCTGCAGTTGAAGCCCCTTTTTACCAATACTCAAGCTAACTGGCTTTGAATGTGCCATATTCTTGCATAGTAACAGTGATTTTCATCATCTAAGAGGGAGGGTTATGAATAGATCTTTACAAATAAAGCTGTAGCATTCTTATTGAATACTTTCAGTAGGCTTTCAGCATGGACTTTGTGGAttataaaaaggtttttttaagcCAATTCTTGAAAGCATgatgaagtgaaaaaataaagtgtatccctccccccccccccttttttcgtCCTGTTCACTCAGCAGTCAACGTTAATAGTGCAAGAGAGCTCTGTTACCTAGACTTGGGTTAATAGCtcatagaaaatatttccaaaggtgctttagcatttttatttatctgaattAACCAAAACCAGAGTGCCTGACAAATGCACTTATGGTTGTTCAGACCCACAGCATGATGATTCTGCGTCAAGGTATATAGCATCCCATTTGATGCTGTGATGGGATAGGGGACTTGCTTAATATAGAGCTGTCTCTGCTCGGAGATGAAGCAGCTGATCCAGCTTGCTGGAATTTTAAGACCTGGCTGAGGGTCTGTAAAAGGGAAGCTGAAGTAGATGAGCACTTCCACTGTAACTGGATCTGTTTTACTGGCTATTAGAatgttcttttctgtattttcaaggaAATGTGTTTAATTAGCTGTCactaaaatctatttttcagtGGTTCGGAAAAAGCAAACGAGACCACATTTGAATCGAAAGAGTTCAGAATTAGCAAGAAACGACTGAATAGTCTCACCCTAGTTCCTTAGCTTGAACTGTCAATTGTAATTTAGGCTGCATTATTTAAAGCCGTGCAAAGATGAGGCCATGAATAATTAAGACAGTGGATGAAGCAAATATGCATTCTTAAGAATCTTCTTACCTAATGTAACAAATAATAACGTCCTGTCTTTCTACTCCTTTCAGAATGATACAGATCTTGGACCCGACACCCTTGCCAAGCTCCATCATGCCTGTGGACGTAGCCATGAGAATTTGCTTAGCCCATTCTCCACCACTGAAGAGTTTTCTCACCCCCCTTGAGGACTGTCAAAGAAACAACTTTGTGAACAGATTCAAACCTCTCAGACCGTGTCTTCACGTGAAACGTGACTCTGAAGCTCAGAAGAGTGACTGGAACCACTCAGCAGCCCGAGCCAAGAAAAGAGTTGTGTTTGCGGACTCAAAGGGGCTGTCCCTGACAGCAATACATACCTTCTCTGAGTTCCAGGAGCAACCTGGGTGGGATCTGCAGTTTGACCTCTTAGGCCTTGAAAACATAACATCTGGCTTAAAGCTACATGAGGAGAAAAACTTGATTCTGGGTTTCCCTCAGCCCTCAGCTGactacctggacttcaggaacCGCCTGCAGAAGAACTTGGTCTGCCTGGAGAGCTGCACCCTGCAAGAGAAAGTGCTGTCGGGCACTGTGAAAGTAAAAAACGTGAGCTTCGAAAAAAAGGTTCAGTTTCGAATTACCTTTGATACATGGAAGACCTACACAGACGTTGAGTGTATATACATGAACAATGTTTACAGTGATTCTGAAAATGATACCTTCTCATTTACCATTGACTTGCCTCCTGCCATTTCCTCTGAAGAGAAGATAGAGTTTTGCATTTCTTACCAAAGTGGAGAAAATACCTTCTGGGACAATAATGAGGGTCAGAATTACAAGATTCTCCACGCAGAGTGGAAGCCTGATGGTGTTCAGATACCATCTGCCAAGAAAGACTGTGTAGATCTTCAGATTCCAAGGAGAGGGCAAGAGAGAGAGCCTGATCAATTAGGCAGTCCGAGGCTGTCCAGTGGTCTCTTTCCCCAGTGGCAGAGCTTGGGTCAGATTGAAAATTCATCACCATATTGGTGATCAATACTAGCGAAGGAGTGTTCTTCCATTTGGCAACAGAACAGCGTTAGTTTTCTGGTTCACATACTACGTGACAAAACCACCTGGCAGGTTTTGTTGGCTGTCTGAACAAATCCAAATTCACGAGTCTGCAGGACTTGTTAAACTTGATAAACCGTATTATGCTACTGAAGTTCTTAGCCAAAACTTatccttggaaagaaagaaaaccaagataAAACCCATGCGTATGCCACCTACTATAGAAATAGCATGCCTGTATCTTACGTGtaagctgcttgctttctgctgtagACTCTCCCGAGTCACTAGGTGAGAGACTCTTGGGAGGAAGTACGGAAGGCGATGGTATCTTAGCAAGCTGTAGTAACTGCATGTGTGAGAGTATGTGCGCGTGTGCAGGGGCGTTACATGGACAGAACATCACGATTCATTTTGCACCTCTTAGGAGTGCAGTAGAGATGAGGTGATGCTGGCAGGACGGAGGCTTGCTATGACCCTCTACGTGCTTGTAGCAGAGGCAGGTAGGAATGCATGGCTAGGATTTGTGGCTTCAATACAGGTTAAGCGACTTGGAGAGGATAATGGAGAagtgggaaaaggggaagagGTAGGATGTGCTGTATAACTTGGAGACGTACAATGTTCTAAtatcttttttccaaagctgGTCTTCTAAATCCCAGAGAAAGCTGTATGGGATAAAAAGGAGAATACAGAAACAATGCAAAGTGAGTGGTGGAGGTGACCGCTGCTTTGGGAAGACATCTCTGTCCTCGTTGGCTTTGTGAATAATAAATGTCTTGCATTTGAGAACAAATCTAAACTTGACTTCATCATCCTACTCACTTCACAGGCAGATGGTTACCTtctaatgttaaaagaaaaacatgccttttaaaaaaaagttaaaaccacCCTCCATGTCAAAAATAGGATAAGGTGACAAAAGAGACAAAGTGATTTGTAAACTTCCTAGTCTGTAGCAGAATTAGATGATTTGACTCATCACCTGATCTAGTCTTACAGCATCTGATGGTCCACTATCCTGCTCCCTGTTGCAAAGTTAGCAATGACTTTCACAAGTGTAACATAGGCAAGGTCCTTCATATTGAAGACAGTGAATTAGCTGCACTTTGTGAAAGCTGGTTTCTTTAAAAGAGCAGGGTTGCTACTAGTTTTTTCTAGACTGAATATAGGCTTGCACATAAATAGAAAACTGCTCTGTTTCATTGTACCtcattttttgaagtttttttttttagacttcaGTAAACTAATGTATATTGTGTATCTGTATGCTTATAATTTAGCTTTCTGACCTGTCAAACTGTAAAGGTGATCTGTGTTTCATGCAAGacttgtgtcatggtttaaccccagtcggcaactaagtaccacacagctgcttgccccCCCCATGCATTTTAGATGCACAGAAATGGTGTTaacatgaaaatataaataaattttttccCATTGCCAAGAAGTATAATATCCTGAGTCTGAAGCTACTTGCAATGCAGGGAGATGATAAATACTAAGGTGAAATAAGCCTCTTCCACTAATTGCACTTTTTCCCTGTGTAACCCTTGCTTGTTATGTGTAAACTAGCCACTTTAAGAATAAATTGTATTTTGATACACCTGGTTCTTACTGTGTCAGCTCAATCTGTCTATTTTCTCAACTTCTTTAAACAACTTCAGTTGCGATATCAGGTACAACCAGTTTGTTCTGTGCCATGGATGTTGTGAAAGCTGGATACGGTATGGTATCTCAGGTCAGGAGCTGGCATTACCCTGAAGATGAAATCCTAGCTCTTCACTAAATGAAAGATGCTGAAAAGTATTCACCTTATGAGTtgtgccatttaaaaaaacccctgtatctCACCAAATTTAACTGGAATATTTTGGTTTGACAGATTCTGTCAGGGATCTTGCTGTGCCATGGGTGAGTCTCTCTGGCAGGAGTCTGTCTTAATCCGATGGCCAGACTTACCTGCCTGTGTGATGCTTGCATGGGTGCATCCAGACAGCAGCCCTTAATGTCTTCCAGCTCGCTTTCACGTGGTACTTCGCTCgttgtgctgcctgctgcagctatACTGCTGTTTGGGGCACCGGGAGGTTGGGTTTTCTCCCCTTATACCCAGGAACCCAGCTGAACTGCCATCAGTACCAAACAGCTCCCTGCAAACTAAAGTGTCTATCGTTGAGCCAGCCATTCGCCTTTGGCACTGCAGCGTGGACCTACCCTTGCAGTTACTTAGAGTGGAGAAAATGGTGCGCTGCTTCCCAAGGGCCCTAGTCCCCAGGGGGCAGAGGGTTTTGGTACACCCCTGCTTCTCCTAGGTGGCAATTCAGACCAGCACAGAGTAAGAACAGGCTAGCCAGCACCAGTTGCACACCAGATACTTTATATGGGATTTCTTAATACATTAACTCAGTGGCAAGATGCAGTTTAGTTCAATCTGTTGCACACAAAGTCAAGGGTTTCCCAGCAAGAAATCTAGTTTTAATTATGAAAAAGCAATTCCCAAAAGGTAAAAGACAACATGGTGCTAACAGCATGTTTCTGACCTGGGGAATGAATTTAGAGCTTCCACGTTGCAAAGCCTGCACTGGCCGCAGAGCCCTCCTTTCCCTAACACCATCTACCACTCGAACTCCACCACGTACTACACTGTGTCTTACTGCGCAGGAGCTCTTACGATACATACTGCAGCACCAGCTCCCCGCTCTAGGAAAAAGAGGTGAACCGAAGAGAGATTTGTAACTTAAGTGGCTTGAAGGCTCCTCTGCCTCAATGTGGGACTTTGCTTTGGCAAACCGGATGCAAGGCTGCTGCATCTGGTTTGCAGGAGCCTTCTAGCATGAGGACAAGTAGCATTTCTCATCCTCCAGCCAAGTTTTGTGGCCAGCCATCACAACTGAAAAATGTTTACTTGTCCTCCTCTTGACTGAAGcctaaaacactttaaaataccagaagacgTCTTCCTTTGACCAAGCTTTGGCTTTAAGCCAGCTTCCTTGCAAAGGTGCCTTGCAAGATCTTCTTTGCCCAGAGGAGAGGCAGCGCAGCGCTGCAGTGTCGGGCAGCAGCTCCGAAGCCCTCCCCAGGCAAGAGAGCAAGGGGTTTCTCCTTTCTCCACTCCCTCCCAAAGCAATGCAGTTTCACTCCTTCCTCTTTTAAAACAGAGCTTGTGTTTAACACTAAAGCTCGCATCCATCAGAAAGGTAACAGGCTCCTAGAGGAAGGTATTAGCAACACTGAGGTagagtaacagaaaaataattagtcTTGCCGATGTGTTTATCGGACACTGAGAAAAACAACGTCACCCTTGGAAAACTGTCTTAGCCCAGGGGATTCAAACATGCATCTTAGATGCTGCTCTTTCACATACATCCTATTCAAAAACTGAAGGTATAAAAGCAGATGCAGTCCTTGAAACAGAGCTTGCAAACCTACGGCATATCTTCTCATTCCCTTCGGAAGTTACTTTTCCAGCTGCATTGTAGATTTGTATTTCCACTGCTAAGGTGAGAGCGCGGATGACTGGATTCACTCCTACAGCTCTGTAGGTCTAAGGTGTCTAACTTTCAGTTATAGCCTATGGGTAGCACAGTACTTACAGACTTTATTCTTCAAACTGTTTCAAGTCGGGTTCCTAATAGCTGAACTCACTTTTGTGAAGCTAGGCCTAGTCTTACCAtgcaaaattaaattgaaatttgCTGGTGTTTCACATTAACAAAGATCCCTCACCCTGGAAGATCAGCATCTGAACATTTCCTGAGAACATAGTTAGAATTTTCACAGGCAATTAGTGAACGTCTTTTCCTGTAATTTTATGTGTCTAAACAAATTACCACAATTTATGTGGTAAATCTGTTAAATTAATGGTAATATTGTAGATGTTATGGTATTTACATATACATAAAGCAACAACTCCCATCCCTCTCAGACACTTCTgagctttaaaatgaaatgtaatcaAGAATAGAATGTTTCAGTGagaccaaaataaaagaaagtaaggCCACACTAAGTCCTCTCTTGAGAGCCTCTCCTCCTGTTTCAAGTGTCACCAGTACTCCAGCCATTCCTGACTGGCATTTGCTTAACCTGTTCCTACAGCCCTGCAGTGATGGAGGCTCCACAAGCTTCCCAattattctttcctcttcttcccttaaAGGAGGCTCCTGAGGTGTTAGCCTAATTAAAATTAAGCTCCTAATTACTTGTTTTATTCTGCATAGACAAGAAGAGGAAactattgctttctttttgcaataGCCTGTAAGTGCATGAGAGCAAAGAacagctttccctcctctccccacatcCCTTCTCTATGCTACATAATACttcatttcatgaaaaatgtgtattttgactTTTGATCCTTGTTTGGAAAGGAACCTGTTAGACCTTTGGATTTTCCTTAAGGCAGAAATATCACTCTCGACTAGCTCTGGTAAAAGCCTTGTAGCGTGCTCCTCAACTTCAGCAGTGAAAGCTTAACACAGCGTACCCATCTTTCATTGCTCAACTGACTTAATCTGTCACATACAATAAGGCCTCAGGAACGTACGTATCGTTTCCGTAGTGCTCGATAGACTGTCTGTGAAGCTTATGACAGCTGGGCAGATTGAATCAGTGATGTGCTTCACTGACGATTTATTCTAAGGATGGCACTTCCTCCATTAAAAACGTTCATcatcttcctgctcctcctccctaTATTGCCAACTGCTTCTAGCACTCCAGCCTTTGTTTATCTCTTTTCTGGACTAGTCATTAAGTTGGtcagctttcatttcttccaC from Mycteria americana isolate JAX WOST 10 ecotype Jacksonville Zoo and Gardens chromosome 6, USCA_MyAme_1.0, whole genome shotgun sequence includes:
- the PPP1R3C gene encoding protein phosphatase 1 regulatory subunit 3C → MIQILDPTPLPSSIMPVDVAMRICLAHSPPLKSFLTPLEDCQRNNFVNRFKPLRPCLHVKRDSEAQKSDWNHSAARAKKRVVFADSKGLSLTAIHTFSEFQEQPGWDLQFDLLGLENITSGLKLHEEKNLILGFPQPSADYLDFRNRLQKNLVCLESCTLQEKVLSGTVKVKNVSFEKKVQFRITFDTWKTYTDVECIYMNNVYSDSENDTFSFTIDLPPAISSEEKIEFCISYQSGENTFWDNNEGQNYKILHAEWKPDGVQIPSAKKDCVDLQIPRRGQEREPDQLGSPRLSSGLFPQWQSLGQIENSSPYW